One Longimicrobiales bacterium DNA window includes the following coding sequences:
- a CDS encoding glycoside hydrolase family 2 TIM barrel-domain containing protein yields the protein MARSRPCTQHPQSVLLAVAAAVVVLSVPERAIAQHAALSDPGAFQIRRAAPRATSLPHPTAEHALTAWGVSATDANPFVRSLNGPWRFHWVSDATTAPDNFHSTAFDDTDWDEIPVPGNWEMNGYGRVRYADSGIPAGPSPLIDHTQNPTGSYRRSFDLPADWARMSVVLHFGSIGSAMQLWVNGEDVGYSEGSKVPTEFDITDYLQPGRNLIAARVWRWSDGSYLEDVDFLRMSGIDRDVTLRALAPVHVADVFARAGLSEDLSAGELDITVDLENTGGANRSGVLAQLRAPDGTIVHSHAETVNVPTQGTTVTWSATLPNALPWTAETPSLYTLVVEVQTQGAPTQFVRHRVGFRTVEIHDGLLKVNGTATTLRGVNRHEHSPRTGRVVSEALMLEDIRLMKELNINAVRTSHYPNDPRWYELTDKHGIYVVDEAFVESNGTSFHPDTTLAGKQEWLGAHMDRLQRMVERDKNHASVIMWSLGNEAGDGSNFETMYAWTKERDPSRPAVYEMADLREHTDVFFPMYARVHTLDNYASSQRDRPLVLSEYAHAMGNSVGNLADYWTSIRDNDQLQGGFIWDWVDQGLSLAAEGGELYWGYGDDFGGADGAGNFSVNGLVSPNRQLNPHAWEVRKVYQPIETTLADAEEGIIAIRNRHDFRNLDGLVGDWRVTAYGGPGSEPAVVARGRIEDLDLPPGGVHLLMGDLPRSSLSESVVPVKPEPDSEYHFRIDWKTRRAEGLLPAGHTVAWDSWRMNVESAPPSEDLAKSAKITRVVDGDRLLLRGEAEDFEFVFDLESGEIERYTFAGTDVLTGGPRPNFWRPPTDNDYGWEMPTELAVWRDASQNQPVERVQWWQNSDRDVEVIVTRSLPSVSSLHTTRYHIFGNGEIEITGEIELGQIGLPEMAKLGFTLDVPADLENAEWFGRGPHESYADRQTGAAVGRYTMDVDDMFFPYIRPQETGNRTDVRWLVLRKANGTGLLIEASEDDGIRAPLSFSALRYADADLDEGNAKTFRHPTDLAPQPNIVLDLDMAQMGVGGDTSWGARVHPPYRVPAANYMWSVVLKGIR from the coding sequence TTGGCGCGATCTCGCCCCTGCACTCAACATCCTCAATCAGTCCTGCTCGCCGTCGCAGCAGCAGTCGTGGTGCTCAGCGTACCCGAGCGGGCCATCGCTCAGCACGCGGCCCTGTCGGACCCTGGCGCCTTCCAAATCCGGCGGGCGGCGCCGCGCGCCACGTCTCTGCCCCACCCGACCGCCGAGCATGCGCTAACCGCATGGGGCGTGTCCGCGACCGACGCCAACCCGTTCGTCCGATCACTAAACGGTCCTTGGCGGTTTCACTGGGTGTCCGACGCCACGACGGCCCCAGACAACTTCCACTCAACGGCCTTCGACGACACCGATTGGGACGAGATCCCAGTCCCCGGCAACTGGGAGATGAACGGCTACGGGCGGGTCCGGTACGCAGACTCCGGCATTCCCGCCGGCCCATCCCCACTCATTGATCACACACAGAACCCGACCGGTTCCTACCGCCGTTCCTTCGACCTGCCTGCCGACTGGGCCAGAATGAGTGTCGTCCTTCACTTCGGGAGCATCGGATCTGCGATGCAACTGTGGGTCAACGGCGAGGATGTCGGATACTCCGAAGGCTCGAAGGTCCCTACTGAGTTCGACATCACCGACTACCTACAGCCGGGCCGCAATCTGATCGCGGCGCGGGTGTGGCGGTGGAGTGACGGCAGCTATCTGGAGGACGTGGACTTCCTGCGCATGAGCGGCATCGATCGGGATGTGACGCTCCGGGCGCTCGCTCCGGTGCATGTAGCTGATGTCTTCGCTCGAGCCGGCCTCTCGGAGGACCTCTCGGCGGGCGAACTCGATATCACCGTCGACCTCGAAAACACTGGGGGTGCCAATCGTTCTGGTGTCCTGGCCCAATTACGAGCCCCAGACGGGACCATTGTTCACAGCCATGCCGAGACGGTGAACGTGCCCACGCAGGGCACCACCGTGACCTGGTCCGCGACGCTGCCTAACGCTCTCCCGTGGACGGCCGAGACACCGTCGCTCTACACACTCGTTGTCGAAGTACAGACGCAGGGTGCTCCGACTCAATTCGTTCGCCACCGGGTCGGGTTTCGCACCGTCGAAATCCACGATGGGCTTCTGAAAGTGAACGGGACCGCGACCACGCTACGAGGCGTGAACCGACACGAACACAGCCCGCGCACCGGCCGTGTCGTGTCCGAAGCGTTGATGCTGGAAGACATCCGGCTGATGAAGGAGCTCAATATCAACGCCGTTCGGACGAGTCACTATCCGAACGACCCGCGTTGGTACGAACTCACGGACAAACACGGCATCTATGTCGTCGACGAAGCCTTCGTGGAATCCAATGGCACCAGTTTCCATCCGGACACAACACTCGCAGGAAAGCAGGAGTGGCTCGGAGCGCACATGGATCGGCTCCAGCGTATGGTGGAGCGCGACAAGAACCACGCGTCCGTCATCATGTGGTCGCTTGGGAACGAAGCAGGAGACGGCTCAAATTTCGAAACCATGTACGCATGGACAAAGGAGCGCGACCCGAGCCGGCCCGCCGTGTATGAGATGGCAGATCTTCGCGAGCACACCGACGTCTTCTTTCCGATGTACGCGCGTGTCCACACGCTCGACAACTACGCTTCCTCCCAGCGCGACCGGCCGCTTGTCCTGTCCGAATACGCCCATGCGATGGGGAATTCGGTCGGCAACCTGGCGGATTATTGGACCAGCATCCGGGACAACGACCAACTGCAAGGGGGCTTCATCTGGGACTGGGTCGACCAGGGTCTCTCGCTCGCCGCAGAGGGCGGCGAACTCTACTGGGGTTACGGCGACGACTTCGGTGGCGCGGACGGTGCGGGCAACTTCTCCGTGAACGGACTCGTCAGCCCGAACCGTCAGCTGAATCCGCACGCGTGGGAAGTCAGGAAGGTCTACCAACCCATCGAGACCACGCTGGCGGACGCTGAGGAAGGCATCATCGCCATCCGGAATCGACATGACTTCCGTAACCTGGACGGCCTCGTAGGTGATTGGCGCGTTACTGCTTACGGCGGGCCCGGAAGCGAACCGGCCGTTGTCGCTCGCGGGCGTATCGAGGACCTCGACCTTCCCCCCGGAGGCGTGCACCTGCTGATGGGCGACCTCCCGCGCTCATCGCTTAGCGAGTCGGTCGTACCGGTGAAGCCAGAGCCGGACAGCGAGTACCACTTCCGTATCGACTGGAAGACCCGGCGTGCGGAGGGACTGCTCCCTGCAGGCCACACCGTCGCTTGGGACAGTTGGCGCATGAACGTCGAGTCCGCGCCCCCGAGCGAAGACCTCGCAAAGTCCGCCAAGATCACGCGAGTGGTGGACGGAGACCGGCTGCTGCTCCGGGGCGAAGCCGAAGACTTCGAATTCGTCTTTGATCTCGAGAGCGGTGAGATCGAGCGATACACATTCGCGGGGACGGACGTCCTTACTGGTGGGCCGCGGCCAAATTTCTGGCGCCCCCCCACCGACAACGACTACGGGTGGGAGATGCCGACGGAGCTCGCCGTGTGGCGCGACGCTTCACAGAACCAGCCTGTGGAGCGCGTGCAGTGGTGGCAGAACTCGGACCGCGACGTCGAGGTCATTGTCACCCGGTCTCTGCCCTCGGTCAGCTCCCTCCACACCACCCGCTACCACATCTTCGGCAATGGTGAGATCGAGATCACGGGTGAGATCGAGCTCGGGCAAATCGGGCTCCCCGAGATGGCAAAGCTCGGGTTTACGCTCGATGTCCCGGCCGACCTAGAAAACGCAGAGTGGTTCGGACGAGGCCCCCATGAGAGCTACGCCGACCGACAAACAGGCGCCGCAGTCGGTCGCTACACGATGGACGTGGACGACATGTTCTTTCCGTACATCCGTCCGCAGGAGACGGGTAATCGCACGGACGTCCGCTGGCTCGTGCTACGGAAAGCGAACGGCACAGGGCTCCTCATCGAAGCCTCCGAGGACGATGGCATTCGCGCACCCCTCAGCTTCTCAGCGCTACGCTACGCAGACGCCGATCTCGATGAAGGAAACGCCAAGACGTTCCGGCATCCAACCGACCTCGCACCGCAGCCGAACATCGTGCTCGACCTGGATATGGCTCAAATGGGCGTCGGCGGAGACACCAGCTGGGGTGCCCGCGTGCACCCGCCATATCGCGTTCCCGCAGCCAACTACATGTGGAGTGTGGTGCTCAAGGGTATTCGTTAG